The nucleotide window AATTTTTAAATCGAATTGATGATTTAATTATTTTCCATACCCTGAAAAAAGACGAATTACGTTATATTGTCCGCCTACAATTACAACGGATTCAAAAGTTATTATCTGAGCAAAAGATTACCTTAGAGTTAACTAACTTGGCTCAAGATTATATTGTTAATGTGGGATATGATCCGGTGTATGGGGCGCGTCCTTTAAAACGGGCAATACAACGAGAATTAGAAAATCCTTTGGCGATGAAGATTTTAGATCAGACCTTTGTTGAGGGAGATACCGTTGTAATTGACTGTGTCAATAACGCTTTAACCTTTAGTAAACCTGACGAGGAAGAAGTGATTGAAGCGATAGTCCCTGAAATTGTTTATCCTTAATTTGTAGGGTGGGCAATGCCCACCAAATCTACTCATTAACAGTTAAAAATTAATAAAAGTGTGATCAAAAAGATAAAGTAAACTAAAGCCAATTAAAGCTATGTTATCGCTGAAGCTTTTTATCCTCAAAGAAAATTAATAAAATAGTTTTTTAAATAGGAAATTTATTAATAAAATTACCTAAAAAAGCTCCTAATAAAGCACCAAAAAAAGTATCTTCAAGATCCCAAGGGATATTTTTCATGAATGGACTAAAAAATCAGTACAAAATCCTAAAGACGATCATACAACTATTTAACCCGAAAAAATAGAGTTAAATTACTGGTTCGTTTTTTCAATAACTAATAACTTTAAAGATTTTAGTGAATGATGACCATAATGGGTAAAAAGAGATAAGGGTATTGGTGGGGTGATGGTGGGCAATGCCCACCCTACTCAGTGTTCAAAGAGTAGGGAGTACCTACCTAATAACTCTTTTTCTAACCCAATAAATCCTCAAGACTGTAGGGACATTGAAGGAGTAACTCAATTTCGTATTCAATTTAAGTTGCGCTCGTCTATAGCTTTTGCTTGTTCTATTGTCCATTGATAAAAATCTTGCTCGTAAGTATTTAATTGGTTCATAATGTTATCCTCATATTGACTGCAAAAAGTTTTTCAGTCTAATTTGCCATCATCTATGCTACAAATCATTTTTAAACCTCTCCCCATACTCCCCACCCTCCCCACCCTCCCCACACTCCCCTATGGGCTTTTTTGTTCTAAGCGAAACAGCCAGATCATCAAAGCGACTAGACCAACCTGTAAGGCGAAATTAGGTAAAGCAGAGGAGACATTTCTCCCCGCCACTAACTGTGCCAAAAATATGACAGCGCCGATGAACCCAGAAGCCCCAAAGGCAATGTAAAAAAACATTCTAAATCCCTTGTAAGGTGCTTTGGCTTCAGCTTTTAGACGAGCGTATTTTTCCGGATCGAGTTGGGTTCGTGGGTTGGGTTTTTGAGGACGGTTGTTGCTCATGGGTTGTTGTTTCGCTTTTTAGGTCTAAGTGAGTTATACTATAAAATTGTGCGCCGATGTAGCTCAGTGGTAGAGCATTCGATTCGTAATCGAACGGTCGTGGGTTCAAATCCCGTCATCGGCTTACCAGTTCTTTTTTTATTCATTAATAACAGAGTGAATTGAATCATATTGGCTAGATGGCTCGATTCAATCAATTTATTTTATTTTTTGCGGAATCTGTATCATGATCAAGATTAATAATTGTTGTTAATTCAGATTTATTTAAGAAAATTTGAAGTGATAAAAATCACATTTAACAATTATTTCTAAAGGAATAATTATTATCTTCACTCGCTGTGATAATATCAACCTCGATGCTATCCTGTATGAATTTAAAATCAAAATATGTGGGCTAAAAAAATTAAACTAGCCAGCTATGGCTTGGCAATTATCTCTGCAATAGTAGCGACTCCCCTAAGCGCGTTAGCTTCTTCCATTTATTATATTGGCAACAGTTTGACAGATAGTATAAGCTACCAAAATTTTAGTAATATTGTCAATGAACAATTAGGAGAGGAACAACCTTGGGGACGACATATAATTTTTGGTGCTCCTTTAGAATGGATTTGGAATCATCCTGATCGGGGTTTGAGTCAACGTCCTTATGGTCGTTATCCTACAGCCCTCAATAACTATAGCTGGGATTTTTTAAGTCTACAACCTTTTGATAGATCTCTGTTAAATGATATAGAATATGCTAGTCGATTTATCAATTTAGCTAAAGCTCAAAATCCTGATGTTCAAGTTCTGATTCACGGACGTTGGCTGAAGAGAGATAAGCAAGGGACAAGTTATTCTGAACTTTGGGATAGGTTATACACCAATCCAGAAAGCTTTAAAAAGAGTTTCACTAGAGATTACTTAGAGCAATTAACTACTTCACTTGGAGAAGCCGATCTGAATATAAAAGATCCGATCTTAGTTCCTATTGGAGAAGTTATGTATGAACTTGACCAAAAGATGACAAAGGGTAAAATTCCTGGATTTGATAGTATCTTTGATATCTATATAGATCGGGTTCATTTAGATAATAGAGGAAGGTATTTAACAACCATGACTTACCTAGCTACAATGTATGGTGTGAATCCAGCCACTTTAGATGGTTCAGCTATTGCTAATCTTGATCCTAAGATCAAACAAGTATTTGATCGAACTATTTGGGAGGTCGTCAATGAATCTTCCTTCACTAATTCAGAACCTGTTCCAGAACCCTTTACTTTTTTTGGAGTAGGAACAGCTTTAACTTTAGGGATGTTTTTCAAACGCAAAATTTCTAAACCCTAAAAGTAATAAAATTTGAAAATAATCATCACAGATTCAGAGTCAGTCAGAGTAAAAGAATTTAAACAACACTATTTGTCTTGACTCTTGAATCTTATCTTTATAAGATAGCATCAGTAAACTATCTTGTATTCTTAACTGAGTATGTTGTCTAAAAAAACTCAAATAGCCAGTTATTGTTTAGCAATAATCACTACTGTATCAACTCCCCTCACAGCTTTAGCTTCATCGATTTACTACATTGGCAATAGTTTAACCGATACGGTATCTTATCAAGATTTTAGTAAGCTCGTTAAACAACAACTGAAAAAAGAGCAACCTTGGGGAAGACACATGATTCCGGGCGCTCCTTTAGAATGGATTTGGAATCATCCCGATCAAGGTTTTAGGCAACGTCCTTATGGTCATTATCCTGAAGCACTTAATAACTATAGCTGGGATTTTTTAAGTCTACAACCTTTTAGAAGACCTTTAGAAAAAGATGTAGAAATTGCTAGTCGGTTTATTAATTTAGCCAAAGCTCAAAATCCTAATGTTCAAGTTCTGATTCATTCAAATTGGGTGAGAAGAGATAAGCAAGGGACAAGTTATTCTGAACTTTGGGATAAAGAATATAAAGAAAAAGCCAAAAATACCTTGACCAGAGATTACATCAATAAATTCACTACAGCACTCCAAGAAGCTAATCCAAATCTTAAAGAGCCGATTATCGTTCCTATTGGGGAAGTATTATATCAGCTTGACCAACAGATGAGAGCCGGAAAAGTGCCGGGATTTAATAATATTTTTGATATTTATGCAGATCAAATTCATTTAGACGAGCGAGGAAAGTATTTAACCATGATGACTTACCTCGCTACAATGTACCGTGTGAATCCAGCCACGTTAGATGGTTCAGCGATTGTCAATCTTGACAATAAAGTTAAACAAATTTTTGATCAAACGATTTGGCAAGTGGTTAATCAAAAACCACTCTCTAATTCAGAGAATTCAGAGGTTTCATCACCCAATTCCAAGGCTTTTCCGTTGATTAACATTGGAGCCGGTTTTGTCGGAGTAGGAACTGCTATCGGGTTAGGAGTTTTTTTAAAACGTAAACTTTCTAAAAACCAATAACATTTTGTCTAAAACCCTTACTCTAATTTTTCCTCTTTTTCCTCTGATTCAGTTTCCTTAGACTCAACGGGTTTAGATGAAAGCGTTTCTTTTTCTTGTTCCTTTGGTTCAGTTTCTTTGTCTTTAGGGTTATCAGAAGTTACATCAACTTGATAAGATTCAATGACAGTTTCTGCTCCTTCATCAGCGATAAAAGTTTCCATTTGATAAATTGAGAAATCATCAGAGGGAGTCTCTTGAGAACGGTAATCTTCAATGACGGTTTCTGCCCCTTCATCAGCGATAAAGGTTTCCATTTGATAATCAGTTTCAAGAGTCTCTCCTGATATACTCGATTCTTTTTGAGTTTCAGGAGGGGAAAAAGATTCTGT belongs to Gloeothece citriformis PCC 7424 and includes:
- a CDS encoding DUF3493 domain-containing protein, which produces MSNNRPQKPNPRTQLDPEKYARLKAEAKAPYKGFRMFFYIAFGASGFIGAVIFLAQLVAGRNVSSALPNFALQVGLVALMIWLFRLEQKSP
- a CDS encoding PEP-CTERM sorting domain-containing protein, whose protein sequence is MLSKKTQIASYCLAIITTVSTPLTALASSIYYIGNSLTDTVSYQDFSKLVKQQLKKEQPWGRHMIPGAPLEWIWNHPDQGFRQRPYGHYPEALNNYSWDFLSLQPFRRPLEKDVEIASRFINLAKAQNPNVQVLIHSNWVRRDKQGTSYSELWDKEYKEKAKNTLTRDYINKFTTALQEANPNLKEPIIVPIGEVLYQLDQQMRAGKVPGFNNIFDIYADQIHLDERGKYLTMMTYLATMYRVNPATLDGSAIVNLDNKVKQIFDQTIWQVVNQKPLSNSENSEVSSPNSKAFPLINIGAGFVGVGTAIGLGVFLKRKLSKNQ
- a CDS encoding PEP-CTERM sorting domain-containing protein, translating into MWAKKIKLASYGLAIISAIVATPLSALASSIYYIGNSLTDSISYQNFSNIVNEQLGEEQPWGRHIIFGAPLEWIWNHPDRGLSQRPYGRYPTALNNYSWDFLSLQPFDRSLLNDIEYASRFINLAKAQNPDVQVLIHGRWLKRDKQGTSYSELWDRLYTNPESFKKSFTRDYLEQLTTSLGEADLNIKDPILVPIGEVMYELDQKMTKGKIPGFDSIFDIYIDRVHLDNRGRYLTTMTYLATMYGVNPATLDGSAIANLDPKIKQVFDRTIWEVVNESSFTNSEPVPEPFTFFGVGTALTLGMFFKRKISKP